In Tubulanus polymorphus chromosome 2, tnTubPoly1.2, whole genome shotgun sequence, a single window of DNA contains:
- the LOC141898454 gene encoding DNA replication complex GINS protein SLD5-like, which yields MDELDGNPHTQDEEAETMTASEVLVKLEEAWMNEKFSPELLEIKSDLVDCMLEQVKEMEENIQRAKKNDFRVFIHKMEIDRIRYVISSYLRTRLKKIEQYTSYILDKEAERSESDIPHLSPEEYAFAKEYLENIESHFKVLGLRHMPPNLQTIDSKQTAIKPNLNSYVFLKVLEDTEGVIVEEETADTGEEVMNLVKGDQHVIRYRPVASLVQSGAICLI from the exons ATGGATGAGCTGGACGGTAATCCACATACCCAGGATGAAGAGGCAGAAACGATGACAGCTTCGGAAGTTCTCGTAAAGTTGGAAGAA gcATGGATGAATGAGAAGTTTTCCCCGGAACTGCTTGAAATAAAATCTGATCTTGTTGATTGTATGTTAGAACAAGTAAAAGAGATGGAAGAAAATATACAACGTGcaaagaaaaatgattttagagtttttattcataaaatgGAG ATTGATCGAATAAGATATGTAATAAGCAGTTATCTGAGGACACGATTAAAAAAG ATAGAACAATATACCTCTTATATATTGGATAAAGAAGCTGAAAGAAGTGAAAGTGATATTCCACATTTATCGCCTGAAGAGTACGCATTTGCTAAAGA GTATTTAGAAAACATAGAAAGCCATTTCAAGGTATTAGGTTTGCGACATATGCCCCCTAACCTTCAAACTATAGATTCTAAACAGACTG CGATCAAGCCAAATCTAAATAGTTATGTATTCCTGAAGGTATTAGAAGATACTGAAGGTGTAATTGTTGAAGAAGAAACTGCTGATACTgg GGAAGAAGTGATGAATCTTGTGAAAGGTGACCAGCACGTTATCAGATATCGTCCAGTTGCTTCGTTAGTTCAATCTGGTGCTATTTGTCTCATTTAa
- the LOC141898453 gene encoding poly [ADP-ribose] polymerase tankyrase-1-like, whose translation MASARRCLVNDIPSSTDPGRELFEACRNGDLNKVKKLVNTQNVNAKDTAGRKSSPLHFAAGFGRKDVVEHLLQCGANVHARDDGGLIPLHNACSFGHAEVVQLLLKHGADANSRDNWNYTPLHEAAIKGKIDVCIVLLQHNADPNIRNTDGKTAVDLADTSAKAVLTGEYKKDELLESARSGNEEKMVSLITPLNVNCHANDGRKSTPLHLAAGYNRTRIVQLLLQHGADVHAKDKGGLVPLHNACSYGHFEVTELLLQHGASVNAMDLWQFTPLHEATSKSRVEVCSLLLAHGADPTLSNCHSKTIFDVAPSRELAEKIQYEYKGHCLLEGARQADLARVKKYLSSEMVGFQHPLNGDTALHCAVASPYPKRKQVTEGLIRKGGNMNDKNKDFLNPLHVAAEKGHLDVMDVLLKHGAKVNALDGQGQTALHRCAQQGNVQACRLLLSYGADRSIVSLQGYTAAQLATDNVQKLLREDPPTGGTDIDLQLLEAAKAGDLEVVKKLVSVHPHAVNCRDLDGRHSTPLHFAAGYNRVAVVEYLLQHAADVHAKDKGGLVPLHNACSYGHSHVAELLVKHGACVNVADLWKFTPLHEAAAKGKFEICKLLLKHGADPHKKNRDGNTPLDLVKEGDTDVQDLLRGDAALLEAAKKGNLARVQKLATPENINCRDSQGRNSTPLHLAAGYNNVEVSEFLLENGADVNAQDKGGLIPLHNASSYGHVDIAALLIKYDTCVNAVDRWGFTPLHEAAQKGRTQLCALLLAHGADPTMKNQEGQTPLDLAQADDVRALLQDAMPLSSDTSQTLPIPLPLSQFNMSNLPAGSTSSNINILSSIGPMEPPSGAVGGVGITPQPGDGCMDNNSESESETNSTSSNGVMSIGTFLNQIGLDHLKDIFEKEQISMDILIEMGHEELKDIGIHAYGHRHKILKGMEKLIAKHSNDPVLGGNLFGAQSGHGTLLIDLPRDDAEFITVEDQMQSTIREHKDNIGGYFSRYNVIKIQKVRNKRLWERYCHRRKEVSEENHGHDNERLLFHGSPFINAIVHKGFDERHAYIGGMFGAGIYFAENSSKSNQYVYGIGGGTGCPVHKDRSCYICHKQLLLCRVTLGKSFLQFSAMKMAHAPPGHHSVIGRPSVGGLNYAEYVIYRGEQGYPEYLITYQLVKGEVTDMKKPD comes from the exons ATGGCGTCCGCTCGGAGATGTTTAGTTAATGACATTCCATCTTCTACTGATCCGGGCAGAGAACTGTTTGAGGCTTGTCGAAATGGAGATCTGAATAAAGTTAAAAAGCTCGTGAACACTCAGAACGTGAATGCAAAGGATACGGCGGGCCGCAAATCATCCCCTCTTCATTTTGCTGCTG GTTTTGGTAGAAAAGATGTAGTTGAGCATTTACTTCAGTGCGGTGCTAATGTACACGCCAGAGATGATGGAGGTTTGATTCCACTTCATAACGCTTGTTCATTCGGACATGCAGAAGTTGTACAATTACTGCTGAAACACGGAGCTGACGCTAATTCCAGAGATAATTGGAACTATACGCCTTTACACGAAGCAGCTATCAAGGGAAAAATTGATGTTTGCATCG TTTTATTACAACATAATGCCGATCCTAATATTCGTAATACAGATGGAAAGACAGCTGTAGATCTGGCTGATACATCCGCTAAAGCTGTTCTAACCG gagaatataaaaaagatgaACTTCTAGAATCTGCTCGTAGTGGAAATGAAGAGAAAATGGTGTCATTGATAACACCTCTTAATGTCAACTGTCACGCTAATGATGGCAGAAAG tctACACCGTTACATCTTGCAGCTGGTTATAATAGAACTCGTATCGTTCAACTGTTACTTCAACATGGAGCTGATGTTCATGCTAAAGATAAAGG TGGATTAGTCCCTCTCCACAATGCCTGTTCTTATGGTCATTTTGAAGTCACCGAGTTACTTCTACAG CATGGCGCCAGCGTGAATGCTATGGACTTGTGGCAGTTCACTCCGCTACACGAGGCTACATCGAAATCAAGAGTAGAAGTTTGTTCATTACTGCTTGCCCATGGTGCTGATCCTACATTGTCTAATTGTCATTCTAAAACCATATTTGACGTCGCACCGAGCCGAGAACTagcagaaaaaatacaat atgaatATAAAGGACATTGTCTATTAGAAGGCGCTCGTCAGGCAGATTTAGCTCGAGTTAAAAAGTATCTATCTTCAGAAATGGTTGGATTTCAGCATCCATTAAATGGTGATACAGCCCTG cATTGTGCAGTTGCATCTCCTTATCCTAAAAGGAAACAAGTAACCGAAGGCCTGATTAGAAAAGGTGGAAATATGAATGATAAGAATAAAGA CTTTCTAAATCCACTTCATGTTGCGGCAGAAAAAGGTCATTTGGATGTGATGGATGTTCTCCTTAAACACGGCGCAAAG GTGAATGCGTTGGATGGTCAGGGTCAGACAGCACTGCATCGATGTGCTCAACAAGGTAATGTTCAAGCTTGTCGCCTGCTGTTGTCGTATGGTGCAGATCGCAGTATTGTCTCATTGCAAGGTTACACAGCAGCTCAATTAGCTACTGATAACGTACAGAAATTACTACGGG AGGATCCTCCAACAGGCGGTACAGATATCGACTTACAACTATTAGAAGCGGCTAAAGCTGGTGACTTAGAGGTGGTCAAG AAGTTAGTATCCGTGCACCCGCATGCTGTAAACTGTCGTGATTTAGATGGTCGTCATTCAACTCCTCTACACTTTGCTGCTGGTTATAATAGGGTGGCAGTTGTAGAATATTTGTTACAACATGCAGCTGATGTTCATGCTAAAGATAAGGG CGGATTGGTTCCACTACACAATGCATGTTCATATGGTCATAGCCATGTAGCCGAACTCTTAGTGAAG CACGGAGCTTGCGTAAACGTTGCTGATTTATGGAAATTTACCCCACTGCACGAGGCTGCGGCTAaaggaaaatttgaaatatgtaaATTACTTCTCAAG CACGGTGCTGACCCTCATAAGAAGAACCGTGATGGTAACACTCCTCTCGATTTGGTCAAAGAAGGCGATACCGATGTACAGGATCTGTTACGCGGAGACGCCGCTCTTTTGGAGGCTGCGAAGAAAGGAAATTTAGCTCGCGTTCAAAAATTAGCGACACCCGAAAATATAAACTGTCGAGATTCACAAGGCAGAAATTCTACTCCTCTACATCTTGCTG CTGGATACAACAACGTCGAAGTGTCAGAATTTCTACTTGAAAACGGCGCCGATGTAAATGCCCAAGATAAAGGTGGACTCATACCACTTCATAACGCTTCCTCTTATGGG CATGTCGATATCGCTGCTCTACTTATCAAATATGATACATGTGTCAACGCTGTTGACCGATGGGGCTTCACTCCTCTGCATGAAGCCGCCCAAAAAGGAAGAACTCAACTCTGCGCCTTATTG ctgGCTCATGGAGCTGATCCGACGATGAAGAATCAAGAAGGACAAACCCCATTAGATTTAGCGCAAGCTGATGATGTACGCGCGTTATTACAGGACGCTATGCCGTTGTCTTCTGATACCTCGCAAACTCTTCCTATTCCGTTACCCTTGTCTCAATTCAATATGTCAAATTTACCGGCTGGATCGACTTCATCGAATAT AAATATTTTATCGAGTATCGGACCAATGGAACCTCCATCGGGTGCTGTCGGAGGCGTGGGTATAACTCCTCAACCCGGAGACGGATGTATGGATAATAATTCCGAATCTGAAAGTGAAACGAACTCCACATCATCGAACGGTGTTATGAGTATCGGAACCTTCCTCAATCAAATAGGACTCGATCatttaaaagatatttttgaaaaagaacAAATATCGATGGACATTTTAATCGAAATGGGTCACGAAGAACTGAAGGATATCGGTATTCACGCGTATGGGCATCGGCATAAAATACTGAAAGGAATGGAAAAACTAATAGCTAAACACAGTAATG ATCCAGTTCTGGGTGGAAATTTATTCGGAGCTCAATCGGGACACGGAACTCTATTGATTGATCTTCCTCGCGATGATGCAGAGTTCATCACTGTAGAAGATCAG ATGCAGAGTACAATCAGAGAGCACAAGGACAATATTGGAGGATACTTCAGTAGATACAATGTGATTAAG ATCCAAAAGGTGCGAAATAAGAGATTGTGGGAGCGTTATTGCCACAGACGAAAAGAAGTCAGCGAAGAGAACCATGGACATGATAATGAACGCCTTTTATTCCATGGCTCACCATTTATAAATGCAATTGTACATAAAGGGTTTGATGAACGGCATGCTTATATCGGTGGAATGTTTGGAGCCG GAATCTATTTTGCCGAGAACTCAAGTAAAAGTAATCAATATGTTTACGGTATTGGAGGTGGAACTGGTTGCCCTGTTCATAAAGATAGATCTTGCTATATATGTCATAA GCAGCTTTTACTGTGTCGAGTGACCCTTGGAAAATCATTTCTACAATTTAGTGCAATGAAAATGGCGCATGCTCCTCCCGGACATCATTCAGTTATTGGTCGACCTAGCGTAGGTGGCCTGAACTATGCCGAGTATGTTATTTATAGAGGAGAACAG ggATATCCGGAATACTTGATAACCTATCAATTGGTTAAAGGTGAAGTTACCGATATGAAAAAACCGGATTGA
- the LOC141900065 gene encoding cholesin-like, with product MVHSNVKTPAKKLKQNETECPDSSKKKKIKTKKVKKIEEPTEVVTEIESVDTEQESPKKLEKKKSKKRSHEETKDPEQNDTEPGSTETPAKKSKKAKRKEKATQAEFSLDYLKLWKSDRKNWHFKKTRQVWLLRNLYDSDKISDKHFQSLLEYMVDMKGKARESTIEQAEKMIETDPPSDSEAEGSDKLKEKSDRAKQILQMLS from the exons ATGGTGCATTCTAATGTCAAAACCCCTGCCAAAAAATTGAAACAGAATGAGACCGAGTGCCCTGACAGttctaaaaagaaaaagataaaaaccaaaaaagtaaaaaagatTGAGGAACCTACAGAGGTTGTTACAGAAATAGAATCAGTTGACACAGAACAAGAGTCTCCTAAGAAGcttgaaaaaaagaagagtAAGAAACGATCACACGAAGAGACTAAAGATCCTGAACAAAACGACACAGAACCAGGTTCCACTGAAACCCCtgcaaaaaaatctaaaaaggcGAAACGGAAGGAAAAAGCAACTCAAGCTGAATTCAGTTTAGATTATCTAAAGCTGTGGAAATCAGATCGTAAAAATTGGCATTTCAAAAAAACACGACAAGTCTGGTTATTAAGAAATCTCTATGACAGTGATAAG ATATCAGATAAGCATTTCCAATCATTGTTAGAGTATATGGTCGATATGAAAGGTAAAGCTAGAGAAAGTACAATAGAACAAGCGGAGAAAATGATAGAAACTGATCCACCCAGTGATTCTGAGGCCGAGG GTAGCGACAAATTGAAAGAAAAGAGTGACCGTGCCAAACAAATCTTACAAATGCTTTCGTAA
- the LOC141900066 gene encoding ATP synthase F(1) complex subunit delta, mitochondrial-like encodes MATMLRPAASRLGTAFKLSSRLFVAQQRTRNYADMAFTFASPSEVLYNKAAVKQVDVPSMSGSFGILPEHVPSLAVLKPGVVTVYEEDGSQNKYFVSSGSVTINDDSSVQVLAEEAVPVDQLDAQMIRDGMTKASQDLTSASTDVAKAEAEIAIECYDSLLKAMDTH; translated from the exons ATGGCGACTATGTTACGGCCCGCTGCATCCCGTTTAGGAACCGCTTTTAAGCTTTCATCACGGCTTTTTGTAGCCCAACAACGAACTAGAAATTATGCCGACATGGCTTTCACATTCGCCAGTCCCAGCGAG GTATTGTACAACAAGGCGGCCGTGAAACAAGTCGACGTTCCCTCGATGAGTGGTAGTTTTGGTATTCTACCCGAGCATGTACCATCATTAGCCGTTCTTAAACCAGGAGTGGTTACCGTTTATGAGGAAGATGGTtcacaaaataaatattttg TAAGCAGTGGTTCTGTTACAATCAATGATGATTCATCAGTACAGGTATTGGCCGAAGAAGCTGTTCCAGTTGATCAACTCGATGCCCAG ATGATTCGCGATGGTATGACGAAGGCATCGCAGGATCTCACATCTGCATCAACCGACGTAGCCAAGGCAGAAGCCGAAATAGCCATTGAATGTTACGATTCTCTATTGAAAGCCATGGACACTCATTAA
- the LOC141900067 gene encoding uncharacterized protein LOC141900067 — protein sequence MLKFVVFSALIVSITCRVVPAVPRPIGGHNNELTGTPKGICHGPEDSGKHFKHDCNYCTCSNAPGLAACTRIGCPPIYGTPKEVCNGEKDIGLVFKNDCNSCFCSAHPGVAGCTLMACPQFERQNEIVEIPAKM from the exons atgttgaaatttgtTGTATTCTCTGCGCTGATTGTGAGCATCACATGTCGGGTAGTTCCTGCTGTACCGCGACCAATAGGCGGTCACAACAATGAACTGACTGGAACGCCGAAAGGAATCTGCCACGGTCCCGAAGACAGCGGTAAACACTTCAAACACGACTGTAATTATTGCACTTGTTCCAATGCGCCGGGACTAGCTGCCTGTACTAGAATAGGATGTCCACCGATATACGGAACACCGAAAGAAGTGTGTAACGGTGAAAAAGATATCGGACTCGTATTCAAGAACGATTGCAACTCGTGTTTCTGTAGCGCCCATCCAGGAGTCGCCGGTTGTACACTAATGGCATGTCCGCAATTTGAAAGACAAAACGAAATTGTTGAAA ttcCTGCTAAAATGTGA